A genomic segment from Myxococcales bacterium encodes:
- a CDS encoding MerR family transcriptional regulator yields MGDLATASGKTVRAIHLYEELELLTPAARSKGRYRLYNDEALVRIRWIGKLQEMGFSLTEIQTIVKEWERSSSAPRAMVQVRELYKKKLDETRDAMRRMRALEHDLQASLTYLDTCEVCDPDRLLSACKACDQHECDARVPDLVAGLQAS; encoded by the coding sequence GTGGGCGATCTGGCGACCGCCAGCGGGAAGACGGTACGGGCCATCCACCTGTACGAGGAGCTGGAGCTTCTGACCCCGGCGGCCCGCTCAAAGGGGCGCTACCGCCTCTACAACGACGAAGCGCTCGTGCGCATCCGCTGGATTGGCAAGCTCCAGGAGATGGGCTTCAGCCTCACGGAGATTCAGACCATCGTGAAAGAGTGGGAGCGCTCAAGCTCCGCACCTCGCGCGATGGTGCAAGTTCGCGAACTCTACAAGAAGAAGCTCGACGAGACGCGCGACGCGATGCGCCGCATGCGCGCCCTCGAGCACGACCTCCAAGCGAGCCTGACCTACCTCGACACTTGCGAGGTCTGCGATCCCGACCGCCTGCTCTCCGCCTGCAAGGCCTGTGACCAACACGAATGCGACGCGCGCGTCCCTGATCTCGTGGCGGGCCTTCAAGCCAGCTAG
- a CDS encoding IscS subfamily cysteine desulfurase: MKFPIFMDNHSTTPVDRRVVDEMLPYFTEVFGNAASRNHPFGWAAEEAVDVARERVAKLIGAQSEKEIVFTSGATESNNLAIKGVAEFYKDKGNHIITTVIEHKAVLDTCKRLEKQGFQVTYLPVAKDGRVDPDDIKKAITDKTILVSVMLANNEIGTVEPLAEIGRITRERGVLLHTDAVQGVGKVDFDVQAMNVDLASITAHKMYGPKGVGALYVRRAKPRVRLVAQMDGGGHERGNRSGTLNVPGIVGFGKAAEIMRTEGREESAKILALRERLRTRLQGALEEAFVNGSMDHRLPGNLNLSFAFVEGEALMMAIKDVAVSSGSACTSASLEPSYVLRALGVGDELAHSSIRFGIGRFNTTEEVDYVADLVIAKVQKLRDVSPLYEMFKEGIDLKSVAWVAH, from the coding sequence ATCAAGTTTCCGATCTTCATGGACAACCACTCAACGACGCCGGTCGACCGCCGCGTGGTTGACGAGATGCTCCCCTATTTCACGGAAGTCTTCGGCAACGCCGCGAGCCGCAACCATCCCTTCGGCTGGGCCGCCGAAGAGGCCGTCGACGTCGCCCGCGAGCGTGTCGCAAAGCTCATCGGCGCGCAAAGCGAAAAGGAGATCGTCTTCACCTCCGGCGCCACGGAATCGAACAACCTCGCCATCAAGGGCGTCGCCGAGTTCTACAAGGACAAGGGCAACCACATCATCACCACGGTCATCGAGCACAAGGCCGTGCTCGACACCTGCAAGCGCCTCGAGAAGCAGGGCTTCCAGGTGACCTACCTCCCCGTCGCGAAAGACGGTCGCGTCGATCCCGACGACATCAAGAAGGCCATCACCGACAAGACGATCCTCGTGTCCGTGATGCTCGCGAACAACGAGATCGGCACCGTGGAGCCGCTCGCCGAGATCGGCCGCATCACCCGCGAGCGCGGCGTGCTCCTTCACACCGACGCAGTGCAGGGCGTCGGCAAGGTCGACTTCGACGTGCAAGCGATGAACGTCGATCTCGCGTCCATCACGGCCCACAAGATGTACGGCCCCAAGGGCGTGGGCGCGCTCTACGTCCGCCGCGCGAAGCCGCGCGTCAGGCTCGTCGCCCAAATGGACGGCGGCGGCCATGAGCGAGGCAACCGCTCCGGCACGCTCAACGTTCCCGGCATCGTTGGCTTCGGCAAGGCCGCGGAGATCATGCGCACCGAAGGGCGCGAGGAGTCCGCGAAGATCCTCGCGCTCCGCGAGCGCCTCCGCACGCGGCTTCAGGGCGCCCTCGAAGAGGCCTTCGTCAACGGCTCTATGGACCATCGGCTGCCCGGTAACCTCAACCTCTCCTTCGCCTTCGTCGAGGGTGAGGCGCTCATGATGGCCATCAAGGACGTCGCCGTGAGCTCCGGTTCCGCGTGCACCTCTGCGAGCCTCGAGCCCAGCTACGTCCTGCGGGCGCTCGGCGTCGGAGACGAGCTCGCGCACTCGAGCATTCGCTTCGGCATCGGTCGCTTCAACACGACCGAAGAGGTCGACTACGTCGCCGACCTCGTCATCGCCAAGGTGCAGAAGCTCCGCGACGTCTCGCCGCTCTACGAAATGTTCAAAGAAGGCATCGACCTAAAGAGCGTTGCCTGGGTCGCCCACTGA
- the iscU gene encoding Fe-S cluster assembly scaffold IscU, which translates to MAYSEKVVEHTENPRNVGTLDKADPTVGTGLVGAPACGDVMRLQIRVGEGGVIEDAKFKTFGCGSAIASSSLATEWIKGRTIDEAETIKNVDIVTELNLPPVKIHCSVLAEDAIKAAIADYRAKQAAARAASAPRGESPRTEASETR; encoded by the coding sequence ATGGCGTACAGCGAAAAAGTGGTCGAGCACACAGAGAACCCCCGCAACGTGGGCACCCTCGACAAGGCCGACCCGACCGTAGGGACGGGCCTCGTGGGCGCGCCCGCTTGCGGCGACGTGATGCGACTGCAGATCCGCGTCGGCGAAGGCGGCGTCATCGAGGACGCCAAGTTCAAGACCTTCGGTTGCGGTTCGGCCATCGCGTCGTCGTCGCTGGCGACGGAGTGGATCAAAGGCCGCACCATCGACGAGGCGGAGACCATCAAGAACGTAGACATCGTGACGGAGCTGAACCTCCCGCCCGTGAAGATCCACTGCTCGGTGCTCGCGGAGGACGCCATCAAGGCCGCCATCGCTGACTACCGCGCGAAGCAAGCCGCCGCCCGAGCCGCCTCCGCGCCCCGCGGCGAATCGCCCCGCACGGAAGCGAGCGAGACGAGGTGA
- a CDS encoding iron-sulfur cluster assembly accessory protein — protein sequence MTVSQVAQTPSDVPLSVRGGADVVVPASTSTPTSTAAPPSRGSITVTPGAVSAIRKQIQKRGRAETALRVGIRGGGCSGFSYVIEFHDGAPRPKDVIFDYDDVRVLVDPKSLLYLNGSTLDWEQTLMRQGFKFVNPNEKSSCGCGHSFTV from the coding sequence ATGACCGTGAGCCAAGTTGCCCAAACGCCTTCCGACGTGCCGCTCTCCGTCCGTGGCGGCGCAGACGTCGTCGTGCCCGCGTCGACGTCGACGCCCACCTCGACGGCGGCGCCGCCGTCGCGCGGCAGCATCACCGTGACGCCCGGCGCGGTCTCCGCGATTCGCAAGCAAATCCAGAAGCGCGGTCGGGCCGAGACGGCGCTTCGCGTCGGCATCCGCGGCGGCGGGTGCTCTGGCTTCTCTTACGTCATCGAATTCCACGACGGGGCACCGCGCCCGAAGGACGTCATCTTCGACTACGACGACGTTCGCGTGCTCGTGGACCCGAAGAGCCTGCTCTACCTCAACGGCTCCACCCTCGATTGGGAGCAGACGCTGATGCGACAGGGCTTCAAATTCGTGAACCCCAACGAGAAGTCGAGCTGCGGCTGCGGCCATTCTTTTACCGTCTGA
- the hscB gene encoding Fe-S protein assembly co-chaperone HscB has translation MDPFALLGIERRFDVDLRAVERAHRHLSCVVHPDRQGSEPPGARAEALGRTASLNEAMRIVRDPLRRAETLLSLAGAARDGEGPMEQSFLASMLELREALEDAKDARNLSRVRALAETVLARAEATKAELTQAFRGADEKPAMLDVARARLAELRFFMRFAEEASLAEDVLSEGGGAPLEG, from the coding sequence ATGGACCCTTTTGCTCTCCTCGGCATCGAGCGTCGCTTCGACGTGGACCTCCGGGCCGTGGAGCGGGCGCACCGGCACCTCTCGTGCGTCGTGCATCCGGACCGGCAAGGGAGCGAGCCGCCGGGCGCGCGCGCCGAAGCGCTCGGACGGACGGCATCGCTCAACGAGGCCATGCGCATCGTGCGAGACCCCTTGCGACGGGCCGAGACGCTCCTCTCGCTGGCTGGCGCCGCGCGCGACGGCGAAGGGCCCATGGAGCAGTCCTTTCTAGCGAGCATGCTGGAGCTGCGCGAAGCGCTCGAAGACGCCAAAGACGCGCGGAACCTGTCCCGCGTGCGCGCCCTCGCCGAGACGGTTCTTGCGCGCGCCGAAGCCACGAAGGCGGAGCTCACGCAAGCGTTCCGCGGAGCCGATGAGAAGCCGGCCATGCTCGACGTCGCGCGCGCGCGGCTCGCCGAGCTGCGCTTCTTCATGCGGTTTGCCGAGGAGGCGAGCCTCGCCGAAGACGTGTTGTCGGAAGGTGGCGGCGCGCCGCTGGAAGGATGA